Sequence from the Corallococcus sp. EGB genome:
CGGGCCCGGAGCCGCTCGCGGACGCGCCCAACAATCGCGCCTATGCCGAGCGCATCTCCGCCACCGGCGGCAAGGCGCCCTACACCTTCGCCCTCGCACCGGAGCAGTCGCTGCCCACGGGGCTGGCGCTCGCGGCGAACGGCACCCTCACCGGCACCACGACCCAGGCAGGCAAGAAGGATTTCACGGTGGTGGTGACGGACAGCGACACGCCGCCCCAGTCCGCCGCCGCCCAGCTCTCCATCACGCTCACGGCCGCGTCCGGCACCGTCACCGTGATATCGCGGGCGGTGCCCTGGGGCCGCGTGGGCGCCGACTACAGCTACAACCTCCGGACGACCGGCGGTTCCAACGCGTTCACCTGGAGCCTGAAGGACGGAGCGCTGCCTCCGGGCATCCTCCTGGACACGAAGGAAGGCGTCCTCTACGGCAAGCCCATGAGCCCGGGAGACTTCACGTTCAAGATTGGCGTCGTGGACCTGCTGTTCTCCGACGAGAAGCCCTACACCCTGCACGTCGACTGACGCGGGCGCCTCACGGGTAGCGGTCCACCACCTGGATGACGCCCGTGTTGTCCTGCACCACGGAGAAGCCCTTCATCGGGCTGGGGTACGCGATGAGCCCCTCGCCGTCCTTGTCCCAGCGCGAGTCCAGCAGCACGCCGCAGAAGGGCACCGACGTGGCGCCGCTCTCCGGCGTGAAGATGCGGTCGTACCGGCCGAACACGCGGTGCTTCGTCACGTAGAGCCGCCCGCCGATGCGCGCCCCCGGCAGCTTCGCCTCCCCTTCCGCCTGCGGCAGCGCGATGACGAAGCTGTAGTTATACCGGGCCGGCCCCGGGTGGTCCTGGATGCTGTCCACGATGACCGGGATGCGGTCCCCCACCTTCAGCCCCAGCCGCTCCATCTGGAGCTGCGCGCCGCGAGGACAGCTCCCCTCCGGCGGCATCCACGCGGGGCGCGGCGCCGTCGCGTTCGCGTCCGGGCCGTGCTGACACGCGAGCGCCAGGAGCCCCATCAGGGCCAGGCCCCCAGCCACTCCACGGCGTGCACGGTCAGTTCGCATGGGCGAAGGCCTCCGGTCAGAACGTCCCGATGCTGAAGTGGAACTGCGTGGGCGCTTCGTTGAGCGCCTCGTCGCGGTCCAGGTTGAAGCCCACGTCGAAGGCCAGCGGGCCCACGGGCGTCACGTAGCGCAGGCCCACGCCCGCCGCGTAGCGCAGCACGCCCGGGTCGAACAGCGTGCGGTCCTGCCACAGGTTGCCCACCTCGAAGAACAGCCCCAGGTCCACCGCCGCGATGGCGGGCACGCGCAGCTCCGCCTTGCCCAGCGTGTAGAGCTCGCCGCCCTGGCTGGCGGGCACCTGCCCCGCGAGCACCGCCTTCAGGTCATCCGAGCACCCCGCGGGCGAGATGACGGCGCGGCACGAAGCCAGCCGCTGGTGCAGCACCTCGCGCACGTCCTGCGGCAGCACGCCGTCCTCGCGGAAGCCGCGGAGGCTGGAGGAGCCACCCAGGTAGAACAGCTTGGACCCGATGTTCTGCGCCCCCTGCGTCAGCGGGAGGATGGTGCCCGCGCGCGCGCTCACCGCCACGCTCGCGCGGCGGCCCAGCGGCGCGTACGCGCTCACGCTCCCGGACAGCTTCACGCCGTCGATGGGGAACTCCGGCACGCGGTCGCCCGCGACGTCCGTGGGGTGGACGCTGATGCCGCGCATGAACTCCACGCTGCTGCTGAGCACCATGCCGCGCCGGGGGTTCGCCGGGTCGTCGCGGAAGTCCAACGTCAGTGACGGACGCAGCGAGTGCAGCGTGAAGTCGCCATACGGGTAGCGCAGGCGCTCCTGGTCCGCTCGGTTGACGAGCTCCAGCACGCCGGCGCGCGAGCGCAGCCGGTTGTTCTCCAGCTCGTACTGGAGCGACACGCTCACCCACGACGCCAGCGCCCAGTCCGCGCCCACCACCGCCGCGAACCGCGTGGACAGGTACGACGGCCGGTGCACGCGCTCGCCAATCAGGTCCAGCCGCGCGCCAATCTCCTGCGGCGCCAGGAAGGAGAGCCGGGGCTGGGACAGCGCCAGGTTGCCGCGCCCGCCCAGGCCGCTGAGGCCGCTGAGGTCGGATTCGCACGCCTCGCCGGACAGCTCGCCGGTGGAGCACCCGGCCGGGTGCCGCGACGACGACAGCGCCTCTGCGCTCGCGCCCGCGTAGTTCACCTTGCCGCGCGCCAGCAGGTTCAGCCCCCGGCCGTCCAGGTTGCGCCACGCCGTGTCCAGCGTGATGCGGGGACCGTCCACCAGGAAGTAGCCGCCGGACACCTCGCCGTCGATGCGCGGGCGCTCCTGCACCGTCACCAGCACGTCCTTGGAGGACTCGCGGCGGTTGGGGTCCGCAAGCGACACCTCCGCCTGGCGGAACAGCCCCAGCCGCGACAGCCGGCGCTGCGCCTCCGCCAGCGCCTCCACCGACAACGGCGCGCCCTTCCTCAGGCCCAGCTGCGCCAGCACCACGTCCGGATCCGAGCGCGTCAACCCCTGCAACAGCACCTGCCCCACGTGCACGCGGGGCCCCGCGTCGGCGCGGAAGGTCACCTGCGCGGCGGTGCCATCCTGCTCCACCGACACCGAGTTGCTCACGCGCGCGAAGAGGTAGCCCTCGCGGCCCAGCCCCCGCTCCAGCGCGGCCTGCGCCTGGTCCACCTTCTCGAAGCTCAGCGGCTGCCCGGCGGGCAGCAGCAGCTTCACCCAGACCGGGTTCACCTCCGGCGGCATGTCCACGAAGGCGGGCTCGCGCAGCAGCGCCCGGGGGCCCTCCTCCACGTCGAAGTCCGCCTCCGCCGTGTGGTGGACCGCATCCACCGTGACGCCCCGGAAGGTCACCTGCGCGGACGCGAAGCCCTGCTCGCGGTAGGCCGTGGTCATCGCGTCCGCGGCCTCCAGCCACGCGTCCTCCAGGTAGACCGTGGACGGGTCGGGCGGGGACATCCCGTTCGTGTCGGCGCGCCGGTCGCGCCCCTCCGTCTCCAGAGGGTCCTCGCGCATGGGCAGGTCCAGCTCCGGAAAGGTCTCCAGGACCGCCACCTGGTTGGTGAGCATGGAGCGCAGCACGGAGGACGACAGCGTCGCGTTGCCGTGGAAGCGCACGTCCGTCACGCGCAGCGGAGCGCCCTCGTCCACCTGGAAGCCCAGCACCGCCGCCTCCCCGTCCGGCCGGATGACCTCCTGCGCCCGCACGCTCACGTCGTGGAAGCCACGCCGCCGGTAGAACGCCTCCAGCCGCCGGGCGAGCCGCGCGGAGACGGCCTCGTCCAGGGCCTCCTCGCCGTCGTAGGCCACCACGCGCGCCAGCAGCGAGTCCGGGAAGCGGCGGTTGCCCGCGAAGCGCAGGTGGAACGCGGGCCCCGCGGACACCGGCACCGCCACGGACGCCTCGCTGTCCTCCACCACCACGGAGGGCGTGCCCACCCACGCGCGCCAGTGCAGCCGCTCGCGCAGGAGCGTCCGCAGCCGCTCCAGGCCGCCATCCAGCTTCGCCCGGTCGAACACCTCGCCAGGCTTCATCCCCAGCGCCTCCACCAGGCGCGGCAACGGCAGCGCGGGGCTGCCGGAGAAGGTCACCTGCCGCACGCGGGTAGGCTTGCCCTCCTCCACCACCAGCGTCACCGCCACGCCGCCCGCGGGCACCGGCCGCTCCTCCACCTGGATGGAGACGGCGTCGTAGCCCTTGCGCTGATAAGCCTCGCGCACGGCGGCCGCCGCCGTGTCCAGCTCCTCCGGATCCAACGGCCCGCCCTGCAGAAGCCCGCTGGCCTCCAGCAGCTCCCCGGACGTGAGGACGTGGTTGCCCTTCACCGCCACGTTCGACAGGAGCGGCAGCGGCGTGAGCTGGAACACCAGCCGCACGCCGCCCGGCACGTCCTGCGTGAGCGCCACCACGTCCGCGAAGCGCCCCGTGGAGAACAGCTGCTCCACCGACCTGCGCACGGCGACGGGCGTCAGCGCCTGTCCCTTGCGCAGCGTCACGAGCCCCGACAGCCCGTCCGAGGACACCCCCTCCGGCAGGTGCAGCTCCACGGCCACCACCTCCGGCGCGTCATCGTCCGAACCCGAACCCGAGGGCGCGGCGAAGGCGGGACGCGCGCAGACGAGGAGCAGCACCGCGGCGAGCGCGGCTACTCGACCTCCCAGCCCAGCTTCAGCTCGAGCCCGAGGTTTCCGAACGACGCCTGGTTGTTCTCGTTGTCCCACTGGGCCTGTGCGGAAAGACGGTCGTCGAAGCGGTACTCAGCGCGTGCCCGGGTGCCTCGCCCACTCACAGGCTGGGTCATGCCGATTTTAAGCTGCTCGGAGAGGAACTTCGACTCCAGTTGTGCGGTGGGCTCCGCCTGCCGGGTGGCGTCGTTGTAGGTGGTGGAGATCTGCAGGGACAAGTCGCGCAGGACGGGGTTGCTGGGCAGGAAACGGCGCACCTGCCGGTCCAGTCCCGACACGTTGAAGAGGGCCTCCGCCGCCAGACCGTAGCTCGCCGACGCCGCCGTGTCCTTGTCCGCGCTCGTCACGCCCAGTGTCAGCAGGGACAGGATGTCACCCTCCGTGAGCACCGGCTCCGAGGACAACACCACGAGCGGATTGGCCGGCCGGCCGAACGCGTGCAGCTTCACCACGTACTCGCGCACGGACGTCTGCGCCTGCACCTCGAACACCGGATCGATGCCGGACGCGTCGCGGAACTCCAGCTGCCCCTGGTCGACGGTGAAGAGGTTGTTGCGGAAGAACGCCTGGCTGCCCTCGGCCGCCTCCACGCGGCCCAGCAGCCCCGGCTTCACGTCCGTGCCGGTGAGCCGCACGTCGCCCAACAGCCGCGCCTTGGCCAGGTTGTTGTCCACGCGCACGTCGCCAAAGTGCACGTTGACGTCCCAGGTGAAGAAGGGGTCCCTCGCGCGCTCGCCTCCACCGCCCACCGTGAGCTGCGGCTTCTTCTGCATCGTCTTGAGCAGCGCTTCGATGTCGAGCGGCTTCTGGTAGCGCAGCTTGATGATGTCCAGCCCACCCGTGACGGTGGGCCCCGTGGGCGGCCCCACCACCTGCAGCAGGCCGGACACCGTGAGCGGCAGGTCCTCCGTCATCCGGTACGGCACGGCGTCCAGTTGCAGCGTCAGCGCCAGCCGCTTGGGCACGAAGCGCTCCAGGCGGATGTCGCCGCGCGCGGACACCTGACCCTCGTTCACCTGGGCCTGCAGGTGCTCCAGCAGCACGCGCTGGCCCGTCATCTCCAGGCGCCCGGACATGCCGCGCACGGTGAGCGGCAGGTCGCGCATGGCCAGGCGCACGTCGGACAGCTCCGCGGAGCCCACCACCGACGGCGCGTCCAGCGAACCCGTCGCCTCCGCGTCCAGGCGCAGCTGTCCGCCCACGCGCTCCATGCCGGGCAACAGCGGCTCCAGGAGCCGCACGTCCATGCGCCCCTCGCGCAGGCTCATGTTCATGGCGCGCTTGTTCATCCAGCC
This genomic interval carries:
- a CDS encoding outer membrane protein assembly factor; translation: MLLLVCARPAFAAPSGSGSDDDAPEVVAVELHLPEGVSSDGLSGLVTLRKGQALTPVAVRRSVEQLFSTGRFADVVALTQDVPGGVRLVFQLTPLPLLSNVAVKGNHVLTSGELLEASGLLQGGPLDPEELDTAAAAVREAYQRKGYDAVSIQVEERPVPAGGVAVTLVVEEGKPTRVRQVTFSGSPALPLPRLVEALGMKPGEVFDRAKLDGGLERLRTLLRERLHWRAWVGTPSVVVEDSEASVAVPVSAGPAFHLRFAGNRRFPDSLLARVVAYDGEEALDEAVSARLARRLEAFYRRRGFHDVSVRAQEVIRPDGEAAVLGFQVDEGAPLRVTDVRFHGNATLSSSVLRSMLTNQVAVLETFPELDLPMREDPLETEGRDRRADTNGMSPPDPSTVYLEDAWLEAADAMTTAYREQGFASAQVTFRGVTVDAVHHTAEADFDVEEGPRALLREPAFVDMPPEVNPVWVKLLLPAGQPLSFEKVDQAQAALERGLGREGYLFARVSNSVSVEQDGTAAQVTFRADAGPRVHVGQVLLQGLTRSDPDVVLAQLGLRKGAPLSVEALAEAQRRLSRLGLFRQAEVSLADPNRRESSKDVLVTVQERPRIDGEVSGGYFLVDGPRITLDTAWRNLDGRGLNLLARGKVNYAGASAEALSSSRHPAGCSTGELSGEACESDLSGLSGLGGRGNLALSQPRLSFLAPQEIGARLDLIGERVHRPSYLSTRFAAVVGADWALASWVSVSLQYELENNRLRSRAGVLELVNRADQERLRYPYGDFTLHSLRPSLTLDFRDDPANPRRGMVLSSSVEFMRGISVHPTDVAGDRVPEFPIDGVKLSGSVSAYAPLGRRASVAVSARAGTILPLTQGAQNIGSKLFYLGGSSSLRGFREDGVLPQDVREVLHQRLASCRAVISPAGCSDDLKAVLAGQVPASQGGELYTLGKAELRVPAIAAVDLGLFFEVGNLWQDRTLFDPGVLRYAAGVGLRYVTPVGPLAFDVGFNLDRDEALNEAPTQFHFSIGTF